A single window of Elgaria multicarinata webbii isolate HBS135686 ecotype San Diego chromosome 17, rElgMul1.1.pri, whole genome shotgun sequence DNA harbors:
- the C17H16orf96 gene encoding uncharacterized protein C16orf96 homolog, with product MSHTVSFAELVNLAIGTPELGNVNFNALHLFLRSLLEHLHLQDVQKDFSDDELDFIKPPSTLPASVATSAASVPMAKKSSSIFHQMHERIAALERQLCFLNDSPDTDQLLARSQGATQPAQDMWQMMQLKKKMELNEEGVVKAMKTLQDLLDNVCTLRMATSSFQEELGQLKESFTNLNIDEMKARIMQLDEQAKMMDELRGQLGLAKEKATDPSDLVHWSGLCEMLTGKSFSETEKEGREKTSREMLAVLGQLPEKHQALLSQIAQLEAQLKLRGGLGGISETSPDLKSLLERMDRMQSQSEQGKESLQSTLEQMQKLSAQCEKLQKGVERLMKNTADIQAMRCMLEQLDLTKADKALIQEEMNVKADKSALEAKVNHGELRSATTQLSEMMQDLLQKMSLQDKDWQKALEKLFTDMDCKLDRMALDPLSRQLEEVWGFLKKYLSEGPRFDADSAAGFKKQLFERVKCISCDRPVTMMTGPHMITIRKANLRPRPASANGYEYLTRPQRKDPEAMETSAPPPPQTCWQCQAHHQACTTKRVARAQDLTTLYPYGDPMALTYDNSEVDILGVNGVLYKGRVSSQAAERAFALQREFTAVKPPRPPGGQRMERARSAFADVSASPYASSSFRRAGSAAPSSTRQQQLTVECMDGAVTSSLSQNYIQNGRGGLAGM from the exons ATGAGCCACACGGTCTCCTTTGCGGAGCTGGTCAACCTGGCCATCGGCACGCCTGAGCTGGGCAACGTCAACTTCAACGCCCTCCATTTGTTCCTGCGCAGCCTCCTGGAGCACCTCCACCTGCAAGACGTACAGAAGGACTTCTCCGACGACGAGCTGGACTTCATAaagcccccctccaccctcccgGCCTCTGTGGCCACATCGGCCGCATCAGTCCCCATGGCAAAGAAGTCCAGCTCCATCTTCCATCAGATGCACGAAAGAATCGCAGCCCTGGAGAGGCAGCTGTGCTTCCTGAACGACTCCCCTGACACGGACCAGCTCCTGGCCCGCAGCCAAGGAGCCACCCAGCCCGCCCAGGACATGTGGCAAATGATGCAGCTCAAGAAGAAGATGGAACTGAATGAGGAAGGCGTAGTCAAG GCCATGAAGACGCTGCAGGACCTGCTGGACAACGTCTGCACCTTGCGCATGGCCACCAGTAGCTTCCAAGAGGAGCTGGGCCAGCTGAAGGAGAGCTTCACCAAC ctcaaTATAGACGAAATGAAGGCGCGGATCATGCAACTTGATGAGCAGGCCAAGATGATGGATGAGCTCAGGGGGCAATTG GGCCTTGCGAAGGAGAAGGCCACGGACCCTTCGGACCTGGTGCACTGGAGCGGCCTCTGCGAGATGCTCACAGGCAAG AGTTTCTCTGAGACGGAGAAAGAGGGCAGAGAGAAAACTTCCAGGGAGATGCTTGCGGTCCTGGGACAGCTGCCCGAGAAGCACCAGGCGCTCCTCTCCCAAATCGCTCAGCTGGAGGCTCAGCTCAAGCTGCGCGGAGGGCTTGGAG gTATTTCCGAAACCTCACCTGACCTGAAGTCTCTACTGGAACGGATGGACAGAATGCAGAGCCAGAGTGAGCAG GGAAAGGAGTctctgcaaagcaccttggagcaGATGCAGAAGCTGAGCGCACAGTGTGAGAAGCTGCAGAAGGGGGTGGAAAGGTTGATGAAGAACACCGCAGACATCCAG GCCATGCGCTGCATGTTAGAGCAGCTGGACCTCACCAAAGCGGACAAAGCCCTGATACAGGAGGAGATGAACGTG aaaGCGGACAAGAGCGCGCTGGAGGCAAAAGTCAACCACGGGGAGCTGCGATCGGCCACCACCCAGCTGAGCGAGATGATGCAGGACCTGCTGCAAAAGATGTCCCTCCAGGACAAGGACTGGCAGAAAGCTCTGGAGAAGCTCTTCACCGACATGGACTGCAAG ctgGACCGGATGGCCCTGGACCCACTGAGCAGGCAGCTGGAGGAGGTGTGGGGCTTCCTGAAGAAGTACCTGAGCGAGGGCCCCCGCTTTGACGCAGACAGTGCCGCCGGCTTTAAGAA GCAGCTCTTTGAGAGAGTGAAGTGCATCTCCTGCGACCGGCCAGTGACCATGATGACCGGGCC GCACATGATCACCATCCGGAAGGCCAACCTGAGGCCTCGCCCAGCCAGCGCCAATGGCTATGAATACCTGACCCGGccgcaaaggaa GGACCCAGAAGCGATGGAAACTagcgcccccccgcccccgcagaCCTGCTGGCAGTGCCAGGCCCACCATCAAGCCTGCACCACCAAGCGGGTCGCCCGGGCCCAGGACCTCACCACCCTCTACCCCTACGGAGACCCAATGGCCCTGACCTATGACAAC TCGGAGGTGGACATCCTCGGCGTCAACGGTGTCCTCTACAAAGGCCGGGTGAGCTCCCAAGCTGCCGAGCGGGCCTTTGCGCTGCAGAGAGAATTCACAG CCGTGAAGCCCCCCCGGCCCCCCGGCGGCCAGCGGATGGAGAGGGCCCGCTCTGCTTTTGCCGACGTCAGCGCCTCACCCTACGCTT CTTCCTCCTTCCGACGAGCGGGGTCGGCAGCACCCAGCAGCACCCGGCAGCAGCAGCTCACGGTGGAGTGCATGGACGGGGCGGTGACCTCGAGCCTCAGCCAGAACTACATCCAGAATGGCAGGGGGGGGCTGGCAGGCATGTGA
- the CDIP1 gene encoding cell death-inducing p53-target protein 1: MSSDPPPPYPGGPSAPLIEEKDGSPFPAGGVSPGMVQQPPSDVGPPPYEPPLHPGYVPPPMPTDGSVPYMPPGGYYMAPGPHAPMGYYPPTGPYAPAGGQTATVLVPSGAATTVTVLQGEIFQAAPVPTVCPHCQQAITTKISHEIGLMNFLLGFFCCFVGCDLGCCLIPCLIDEFKDVTHTCPNCKGYIYTYKRMC, translated from the exons ATGTCCAGTGACCCTCCTCCACCCTACCCGGGGGGCCCATCTGCACCGCTCATCGAAGAGAAGGATGGTTCCCCTTTCCCAGCAG GCGGCGTCTCGCCCGGCATGGTGCAGCAGCCGCCTTCGGACGTTGGGCCCCCGCCATACGAACCGCCTCTGCACCCAGGCTATGTGCCTCCGCCCATGCCCACGGATGGCTCCGTGCCCTACATGCCTCCTG GAGGTTACTATATGGCGCCCGGCCCTCATGCCCCCATGGGCTACTACCCTCCCACCGGCCCCTACGCCCCTGCAGGAGGTCAAACGGCAACCGTCCTCGTGCCGTCGGGGGCAGCGACCACGGTGACCGTCCTGCAGGGGGAGATCTTCCAGGCGGCCCCGGTCCCAACCGTGTGTCCGCACTGCCAGCAGGCCATCACCACCAAGATCAGCCACGAAATCGGCCTCATGAACTTCCTGCTGGGCTTCTTCTGCTGCTTCGTGGG GTGTGACCTCGGCTGCTGCCTGATCCCGTGCCTGATAGACGAGTTCAAGGACGTGACCCACACCTGCCCCAACTGCAAGGGCTACATCTACACGTACAAGCGCATGTGCTAG